In Candidatus Binatus sp., a single genomic region encodes these proteins:
- a CDS encoding DUF1330 domain-containing protein, translated as METKLTLVVALFIHAGREAEFEQFETRASTIMRRYGGAIERRIGIADATGDENPHEVHVVTFPDEQSYQRYRADAELSALAELRSRAIRKTTIWRGQELAAFQ; from the coding sequence ATGGAAACGAAGCTCACGCTGGTGGTGGCGCTATTTATCCACGCCGGACGCGAAGCTGAGTTCGAGCAATTCGAAACGCGCGCATCGACGATCATGCGGCGCTACGGCGGCGCGATCGAGCGCCGAATCGGAATTGCCGATGCTACCGGCGACGAGAATCCGCACGAAGTACACGTGGTCACGTTCCCGGATGAGCAATCTTATCAGCGGTATCGCGCCGACGCGGAATTGTCGGCGCTCGCGGAGTTGCGAAGTCGCGCGATTCGGAAGACGACGATCTGGCGCGGCCAGGAATTAGCAGCGTTTCAGTAG